The Spirosoma linguale DSM 74 genomic interval GCCGTGCTGATCTTAGTGGTAGCCCTGTGCTTTGCGTATTTAGTGATCGACGAACCGTTTTCAGTCAGCTTTTACCGGGCAATGGCGGTGCTGGTGGCTGCCAGCCCCTGCGCTCTGGCTATTTCGACCCCTTCTGCGGTGCTGAGTGGTGTGGCACGGGCGGCCCGCGACGGGGTGCTCATCAAAGGAGGACGTCCTTTGGAAGATCTGGGTGAATTAACGGCCGTAGCCTTCGATAAGACGGGTACGCTCACCCAGGGCAAACCAACACTCAGTCAGGTCGTTTCCCTGGGCGGTTCGGAAGAGCAGCTCCTGTTGATCGCCGTGGCGGTTGAGGGCCTGAGCGACCATCCGCTGGCGTCGTCCATCGTGCAGGGTGGAAAGACGCGATTAGGCGATAAGCCGATACCCGAAGCCACGGCGCTAAAGGCCCTGACGGGGCGCGGCCTGCAGGCCAATGTGGCTGGCAAGCCGGTTTTGGTGGGGAATAAAGCCCTCTTCGAGGAGCAGAAAACGCTCACCGATGCGGTGCGAAAACAGGCCGATGAGCTGGAAGCGGGTGGCCACACCGCAATGATTGTGCGGCATGGCGACGAGTTTTTAGGCATACTGGGCGTGATGGACACCCCCCGCCCCGAAGCCCAGCATACACTGTCGGACTTGAAAGACCTGGGCATCCGGCGTATGATTATGCTCACGGGCGACAACCAGCGGGTGGCCGATGCCATTGCCAAAGAGGTCGGATTAACTGATGCGCTGGGCGATCTGTTGCCCGAAGCCAAAGTAGAGGCCGTGCAGAAACTCCGCGAGCAGGAAGGCAAAGTGGCCATGGTGGGCGACGGCGTCAATGACGCTCCGGCGATGGCCAAAAGTACGGTCGGCATCGCCATGGGCGCGGCTGGTTCTGACGTGGCTTTAGAGACCGCTGATATTGCCCTGATGGGCGATCAGTTGGAAAAGCTGCCCTTTGCCATTGGCCTGAGTCGGGCCGCCCGGCGCATCATTCGTCAGAATCTGTACATCAGCCTGGGCATGGTTGCGGTGCTGATACCACTGACTATTCTGGGAATTGCCCGCATAGGGCTCGCGGTGGTAGCCCATGAGGGATCTACATTACTGGTTGTTTTCAATGCCCTGCGGTTGCTGGCTTATGAACAAAAAAAATGAGGAAGGAAGACCGTGTACTGCTAACGCCAACTGGCAATAAGGTCCACCTGCACGCCCGCGATGACATTCGCAGTGTGCGGGTGGATCGCCTGGTGTCCGAAAATGAACTGACCTTTGCCCACTACCCGGCCCTGTCGCTGTCCATCGTCGACGAAGCAGATCTGGTGCTCTGGAGCGAGGAACTATACCCGTATGCGTTGCCGGAGACCCCCTCTGAAGCGATTATCGGGCGCACGTTTGCCGTCTGGGAAAGCCTGACCATTGAAATAGATACCCACGGGGAATCGTTTGATTTTTCGATTCGGGTGTATTACACGCTAAACCCGGACTGAGATGAAACCTGTAGTGAGCGCTTATCTGGCGGCATCTCTGCTTTTCCTGATTACTGGTTGCGCTTCATTTCCGCAATACCGGCCCATCCAGAGTACGATCAACTCAGGGGCTTCGGCGGATTCAGCCGTTGTCACTGTCTTTCTGTTAGAGCGTGATTTGCCAGCCAGGATGGAGCGAATCGGAACCGTTACAATTCATACGTTCGGATCGCTTTATTCGACGCATCAACGGGTAGAAGATGAACTGCAAAAACTGGGTCGTCAGAAGGGGGCTACCGGTGCGTATCGCATTCAACATGGTACCTACGACCATGATAAAGATGGATTAATCACGTACTTACTATTTCGCTACACAAAATAAAGGTTTCCTATGACCCCGCTTTTTCAGCAAATTATCACGTACGCCCTGCTGCCAACCCTGGCCCTGACGGGCGGAGGGCTGCTCGCCGTCTTTACCCGGTTAGGCCCGCAGGCCCGCTCGGCCATTCTGCACTTTGCCGCCGGGGTGGTCTTCTCGGTGGTGGCGGTCGAGATTCTGCCCGACATCGTTCGGTTGCATGAGCCGTGGCTGACCGCTTTAGGTTTTGGCCTGGGAATCGGGCTGATGCTCTTCATCCGCCAGCGGGCTGAGTCAGCCGCTCCTGACTTAGCCGGTGGAGAAGTGGCCAAATCAGCCCCGGCGGGCCGGTTGCCGGTCGCCTTTCTGCTGGTTATCAGCGTCGACATTGTCATCGACGGGCTGCTGCTGGGCGTCGGCTTCGCGGCCGGGGCAAAAGAAGGTGTTCTGCTGGCCTTCGCGCTGGGCGTCGAGGTGCTGTCGCTGGGGCTGGCCACGGCGACGTACCTGACCGAAGGCAGCGTACCCCGCGCCCGCATTATTGGCATTATGCTGGGTTTATCCGCGTTGTTTTTCGTCAGCGCGGTGGGCGGGGCCACGCTGCTGCAAAAACTACCCGAAACGGCGTTGGACGTGGTGCTGTCGTTCGGTTTGGCAGCCCTGCTGTTCCTGGTTACCGAAGAGCTGCTGGTCGAAGCCCACGAAGGGCCGGAAAAGCCCTGGCTGACGGCCACCTTTTTTGCCGGTTTTTTATTGTTTTTAATCCTGGGAATAGTAGCCTGACAAACCCCATGCTTAGTAACCCGACTGATTATGTATAAGATTTTAAGCAATCAACCCGGTCGGCTGGCATTGCTGGTGGCTGACTTCATCACGGTGGATGATTATTACAATTTGCGTCCCCTCCTGGATACCGCGCTGCACAGTGCTCCCTTCCCCCGGCTGTATTGGGAGATGGAATACTTCCGGGGCTGGCAACCGGAGGAGCTATGGCGGGATTTACAGTTTGACCTGACGGTCACGGCCGATTTTGCCCGTATTGTCTTGGTCGGTACGGCGGGTACCCTGGCCCTGATCACGCCCGTCATGCAAACCATTTTTCGGGCTGAACGGCGCAGCTTTTCACCCGACAAGAAACCGCTTGCCTGGGACTGGTTTAACGAGGTGGAACCGGCTCTTCCAGTTCGACCTACTTCTTAACTGACGTAGCGAATGGACAAAACTAACTTAGTTCAACGCTGGGCCATCGGGTTCGACCACCTGGCCAACCGCATCACTCACCTGACGGGTAGTTCGGGGGCTTTCCTGACCGCGTTCGCGGTGGTAGGTATCTGGGCACTGACGGGTCCGCTGTTCGACTATTCTGATGACTGGCAGCTGGTGATCAACACAGGAACCACCATTATCACGTTCCTGATGGTCTTCATTATTCAAAAAGCACAGAACAAAGAATCACTGGCTGTTCAGCTCAAGCTAAACGAACTAATTGCCGCTACCAAAGGAGCCTCCAACCGGTTGGTGGCGGTGGAAAACCTGACGGATGACGAGCTGTCGGTGCTCTGCCAGCATTACCAGACCATGGCCGAGGTGACCCGGCAAGCCAGCGATTTGCGTAAATCCCATTCGGTGGAAGAAGCCATTGAGGAAGCCGAGCAGAAACTGGCTGACGAAGAATCATAACCTAAAAGGGGAAACCTTCCGGTGTCGGAAAGTACACTGTATTAAACGGAATTTATGAAACCAATCAGATCATCAAAAACGGAGTTCCGGCTATACCGGGACACGGTTCGTTCGACGCGAAGGGTTTCAAAAAGGCATCGTACCATACGGTTCCCTTTCGTCATCGAACAGACCAGTTTACTACTCGTCTGCTGGAGTATCAGTTTGGTGAGTTGCGGCCAGATACTTCAGGTTCGTGATGCCAAAGGAACGATTCGGGCCACGTTTGGGACCGGCGATCAGCTGCAGATCGTTTTTCAGCCTGCGCCCTCAGCAATCCGCACGGTTTCCGGACAGCTTCGTCGCGTTGGGTCGGATTCGCTCACGGTAGTTAATTTTTCCGGCGACCCTCAGGGCGTTGCCGGGGTTCACATTACGGGGTTACGCCGGTTGCCCACCGTTCTGAATGGCCTAACGGCGGGGGTTGCCCTGGGGGCTACCGCCATCACGCTTATCGATAAACGAGAACTGCCGCCTGCGCCCCAGGTTGCCGTAAGCCTGCTCATTGGGGCAGGAATTGGAGCGGGCGTAACCCATTGGCAGCGGTCACGCCACCCAAAACGGGTCAGGCACCGGTCTGAGCGGGGGTGGTCATTTCAAGTTCGCTAACGAACGCAGTCCATGAAAAAAGAAAATACGTATCTGCCGAGACTATCGGCTTTATCCCGGTCATTGATCGCCCTGGGCGTTGGTACGCTGGTTTGGCTGGTAACGGTCGGGTGGGTTGGCTGGCAGACCCGTCTCCTGCTGGCCTGGCTGGGGTATACACTAACCGTGCTGATGCTCATTTGGCTGATCATCGGCCAGGCGGATGCCTGCCGGGTGGCTCAACGGGAGGACGAGAGCCGCCCGGCCATCTTTCTGCTAACCGTTGGCGGAGCGCTGGCGAGTCTGCTGGCCGTTGTGGTGCTGCTGGGATCGGTGAAAGGCCTGTCGGGGCCGGAAGCCACGCGGCACGTTCTGCTGTCGGGCCTGACGGTCGTTAGTTCGTGGGTGTTGATGCACAGCACGTTCACGCTGCACTACGCCCACCTGTATTACGACCCGGATGAGACCGCGCAGGTCGGCGGGCTGGATTTTCCCGGCGATGAGCAGCCCGACTACCTCGATTTTGCGTACTATTCCTTTGTAGTCGGCATGACCTTTCAGGTGTCGGATGTAGCGGTTAAGGCCAAACCGATTCGTCGGCTGACGCTGCTGCACGGCGTCTTGTCCTTTGCGTTTAATACGCTCATCATCGCCCTGACGATTAACACCGTTGCCAGTCTGTTATAAGATGACAAACAAACCCGCGCCCTCCCATGCAAACCCTGCAATCGCTGATCTATACTGAATTAACCGGGGCTCAAACTGAACTCAGCACGTTCATGGACAACCCGGCCAATCTGGCGGCCGTCGAAGCAGCCGCCCGTCTCATGGCGGACGCGCTTAGAGGGGGCCATAAAATTATATCCTGCGGCAACGGCGGCTCCCATTGCGATGCCATGCACTTTGCCGAAGAACTGTCGGGCCGCTACCGCAACGACCGCCCGGCCTTAGCTGGGTTAGCCATTTCGGACAGCAGCCATCTGTCGTGTGTGGGCAATGATTACGGCTACGAGTTTGTGTTTTCCCGCTTTATTGAAGGTCTGGGCCAGTCGGGCGATGTGCTGCTGGGCATCAGTACCAGTGGCAACTCGGCCAACGTGATACGGGCGGTAGACGCGGCCCGCCAGAAGCGAATGGCAGTCGTACTGCTGACGGGCAACGACGGTGGTCAACTGGCGGGTCGGGCTGATGTAGAAATTCGCGTGCCCCATTTCAGCTATGCGGACCGGATTCAGGAAATACACGGCATGGTCATTCACATCCTGATTCTGCTGATTGAAACGCTGATGGCCGCCCCGGTAGAGACTATTGATTACCAAGCCGATCAATTAATAAAACCGTCCATTATCGCATGACTCCCGCAACCCCTACCCAACCGGCACCGGCTTCCGCAGCCGGTCGTTTCAACAAAAATCTGCGCATCGTCTTTGGCCTGACGTTCACGTATTTTTTAGTCGAGGTAGTCGTTGGCTACATCACCAACAGCCTGGCCCTGCTCTCCGACGCGGCTCACATGCTCACCGACGTGATCGGGCTGGCCCTGGCCCTGTTTGCCAACTGGATGAGCCGCCGACCCATCACGGCCCGGCGCAGCTACGGCTTCTATCGGCTGGAAATCCTGTCGGCCTTCGTCAACGCGCTGATTCTGATTGGCATCTCCCTGTATATTCTCTACGAAGCCTACGGCCGGTTTCGCAATCCGCCGGTGGTCGACAGCCGTAATATGACGCTGGTCGCCCTAGTGGGCTTAGCCGTCAATCTGCTGGGTATCTACCTGCTTCGGCGGGGCGCCAAAGACAGTTTGAATGTCAAGGGGGCTTACTTAGAAGTGGTGAGTGATCTGCTCAGTTCGGTGGGGGTCATCATTGCCGGACTCGTGATGACTTATACCGGCTGGTACTACGCCGATCCGCTGTTCAGTGCCATCATTGGCCTGTTCATTCTGCCGCGCACGCTGTCGCTGATGATGGAATCGGTCAACATCCTGCTTCAGGCAACGCCCGATGGCCTGGACGTAACCGACCTGGAGCAGACCATCAACGCGGTGCCGGGCCTTAGCAGCGCGCACGACCTGCACATCTGGACGCTCACCTCGGGTATTGTGGTGATGAGTGGTCACGTAGTAGCCGATGCTTCGCTGACGACCGAGGAACTGACGGGCCGCATCGGGGAGGTGGCCGGTCGGCTGACGACCCAGTACAACATTCAGCACATTGCGCTCCAGCCCGAGCGGGCGGGCCAATGCACCAACGCCCTGACCACCTTATAAACCGCCGGGAAAACCATACCCTACAACCGCTATGATGCACCCTCATTCCATTTTGCTGGTCATGCTATTATTAGTTGCGGGCGGCTGCACGCCAACTGATCCGACAGGTCCCGTTCCCATTACTTTTGCTTCGGTACCGCTTCGGGCATCCGTTGAACCCGGACTTATCGACGAAGCGTCGGGTTTAGCCGACAGCCGAACCATGGATGGACACCTCTGGGTCGAAGAAGATAGCGGCAACCCGGCTCAGTTGAATTTACTGACAGCGGCAGGCAAATTGGCGGGGCGGCTTTCTCTGCCCGGCGTTGCCAATCGGGATTGGGAGGACATAGCCGTTGGCCCCGGCCCACAGGCGGGGCTTTCTTACCTGTATCTGGCCGATATTGGTGATAATGGTAAGCAAAACGACCAGAATTACATCTACCGGTTGGTAGAGCCGAAAACACTGAGTGATCCGATTACAGCCATTGACCGGATTGCATTCCGCTACGCCGACGGGCCGCGTGATGCCGAAGCAATCCTGCTCGATCCGCTCACCCGCGATCTGTGGATCGTAACCAAAGAGTCGCCCGCAGGCCGGCTTTATCATCTGCCCTATCCGCAGAGTACGTCCACCGTCTCGACGGCCACATTTAAAGGTGAAGTGCCGCTGAGTCTGGTCACGTCGGGAAGCATTTCCCCCGATGGTCAGCAGATACTGCTCAAGACGTACGTCAGTGTGTCCAGATGGCCACGCGCAAAGGATGAAACCATCAATGGTGCGCTGCTGAAAGACAACCCTGCCCCGGTTCCCTACCAGATCGAGCCGCAGGGCGAAGCCATCGCGTTCGATAAAGCGGGCAATGGATTCTTTACCCTGAGCGAGCGGGCCAGTGCCTCGTCGGTTACGCTCAATTATTATAAACGTCAATAATCCGTCAAGCGTAAGACTATGCTATTGAACCGATCAATTCCCTTACCGTTTTTGCTGGGTAATATCCGCTACGAAGCCTTGTCGGTCTTTGTGTTTGCCAACCTGATATTTACCCTGCGGCACTTTTTTGGCTTAGAGAGTTTAGTTATCCCCCTGGCTATTCCGGCTCTGATGGGTACGTGCATTTCGTTGCTGCTGGCCTTCCGCACCAATCAGGCCTACGAACGCTGGTGGGAAGCCCGCGTGGTCTGGGGTGCCATTGTTAACGATAGCCGGACGTTGATTCGTCAGCTACGCACGTTCCTGCCCGATAAGGCCACGCCTGCGGAAACGATCCAGATTTTTGCCCAGCGCCAAATTGGCTGGTGTTACGTGCTGGGGCAATCGCTGCGGGGGCAACCCACAGAAGAGCTGGTGAACACGTATCTTCCCCTTTCCGAACAGGCTCCTGTACTGAAAGCCCCGCACCGCCCGCTGGCCATCCTGCAAGCCCAGGCGGATGCCCTGCAACAATTGGTATCGGCGGGCTACCTAACCGACTATCAACTGGTTCAGGTGGATAGTACGCTAACCCGGCTCACAGACTCGATGGGTCGGTGTGAGCGCATCAAAAACACTGTTTTCCCGAAAACGTATACGTTTTATCTCCAGGTTTTCATTGTTCTGTTTACGACCATGTTACCGTTCGGCTTCGTCGAGAATTTGTTTTTTGTCGAAGTTCCCGTTGTCACGCTGATTGCCTCGGCGTTTTTTTTGATCGAAAAAAGCGCTATTCAATTACAGGACCCCTTTGAGAACCGGCCCACGGATACTCCCGTAACGGCCATTGCTACAACTATAGCCGCGAATCTTACACAGTTAACTACCGGTTCCCCCGTTGAAAAATCGGACGCGTCACCCGTTTACTTTGTTCTTTAATTAATATGGCACAGGCTTATCACACACTATTGGATTTAATGGGCGTATCGGTCGGGCTAGGCCTGATGGGCTGGTGCCTTTACCGGCTGGCAATCCTGTTTGGGATCGTTTCGGTCATAAAGCGGGCCAAGAAGACGGGGAGTAAGCTCAATACAGACCTGAGTCAACAGTCGGGTAAGAACGTTTCCAGCAAATCGCAAAAGCGAACAGCTGCCAGTATATCTCGACAGGCACTTTACAGCGCCCGAAAACACCGGGGCTAATCCTCCTGATAACTGGCGTATTCCATAAATATATCCACGATGACCAACCAAAACGATGAATGCGATCTTATATGGAAGTTTAACGCTGAGTATACTCCACGCACTGATTCCCAGTCACTGGCTGCCGTTCGTCACCATCGGCCAAACTGAGCGGTGGACTCTTCGGCAAACGCTGACCATCACGGCCATTGCCGGCCTGGCGCACGACGTTGCTGGGCGTG includes:
- a CDS encoding transporter (KEGG: ara:Arad_2530 transporter), with product MTPLFQQIITYALLPTLALTGGGLLAVFTRLGPQARSAILHFAAGVVFSVVAVEILPDIVRLHEPWLTALGFGLGIGLMLFIRQRAESAAPDLAGGEVAKSAPAGRLPVAFLLVISVDIVIDGLLLGVGFAAGAKEGVLLAFALGVEVLSLGLATATYLTEGSVPRARIIGIMLGLSALFFVSAVGGATLLQKLPETALDVVLSFGLAALLFLVTEELLVEAHEGPEKPWLTATFFAGFLLFLILGIVA
- a CDS encoding hypothetical protein (KEGG: sfr:Sfri_1781 UspA domain protein) — encoded protein: MYKILSNQPGRLALLVADFITVDDYYNLRPLLDTALHSAPFPRLYWEMEYFRGWQPEELWRDLQFDLTVTADFARIVLVGTAGTLALITPVMQTIFRAERRSFSPDKKPLAWDWFNEVEPALPVRPTS
- a CDS encoding protein of unknown function DUF1452 (PFAM: protein of unknown function DUF1452~KEGG: reu:Reut_B5070 hypothetical protein), with protein sequence MDKTNLVQRWAIGFDHLANRITHLTGSSGAFLTAFAVVGIWALTGPLFDYSDDWQLVINTGTTIITFLMVFIIQKAQNKESLAVQLKLNELIAATKGASNRLVAVENLTDDELSVLCQHYQTMAEVTRQASDLRKSHSVEEAIEEAEQKLADEES
- a CDS encoding protein of unknown function DUF1345 (PFAM: protein of unknown function DUF1345~KEGG: pol:Bpro_1635 protein of unknown function DUF1345); its protein translation is MKKENTYLPRLSALSRSLIALGVGTLVWLVTVGWVGWQTRLLLAWLGYTLTVLMLIWLIIGQADACRVAQREDESRPAIFLLTVGGALASLLAVVVLLGSVKGLSGPEATRHVLLSGLTVVSSWVLMHSTFTLHYAHLYYDPDETAQVGGLDFPGDEQPDYLDFAYYSFVVGMTFQVSDVAVKAKPIRRLTLLHGVLSFAFNTLIIALTINTVASLL
- a CDS encoding phosphoheptose isomerase (TIGRFAM: phosphoheptose isomerase~KEGG: kpn:KPN_00236 phosphoheptose isomerase); amino-acid sequence: MQTLQSLIYTELTGAQTELSTFMDNPANLAAVEAAARLMADALRGGHKIISCGNGGSHCDAMHFAEELSGRYRNDRPALAGLAISDSSHLSCVGNDYGYEFVFSRFIEGLGQSGDVLLGISTSGNSANVIRAVDAARQKRMAVVLLTGNDGGQLAGRADVEIRVPHFSYADRIQEIHGMVIHILILLIETLMAAPVETIDYQADQLIKPSIIA
- a CDS encoding cation diffusion facilitator family transporter (TIGRFAM: cation diffusion facilitator family transporter~PFAM: cation efflux protein~KEGG: pfl:PFL_5222 CDF family cobalt/cadmium/zinc transporter); the encoded protein is MTPATPTQPAPASAAGRFNKNLRIVFGLTFTYFLVEVVVGYITNSLALLSDAAHMLTDVIGLALALFANWMSRRPITARRSYGFYRLEILSAFVNALILIGISLYILYEAYGRFRNPPVVDSRNMTLVALVGLAVNLLGIYLLRRGAKDSLNVKGAYLEVVSDLLSSVGVIIAGLVMTYTGWYYADPLFSAIIGLFILPRTLSLMMESVNILLQATPDGLDVTDLEQTINAVPGLSSAHDLHIWTLTSGIVVMSGHVVADASLTTEELTGRIGEVAGRLTTQYNIQHIALQPERAGQCTNALTTL
- a CDS encoding putative lipoprotein (KEGG: mxa:MXAN_4334 putative lipoprotein): MMHPHSILLVMLLLVAGGCTPTDPTGPVPITFASVPLRASVEPGLIDEASGLADSRTMDGHLWVEEDSGNPAQLNLLTAAGKLAGRLSLPGVANRDWEDIAVGPGPQAGLSYLYLADIGDNGKQNDQNYIYRLVEPKTLSDPITAIDRIAFRYADGPRDAEAILLDPLTRDLWIVTKESPAGRLYHLPYPQSTSTVSTATFKGEVPLSLVTSGSISPDGQQILLKTYVSVSRWPRAKDETINGALLKDNPAPVPYQIEPQGEAIAFDKAGNGFFTLSERASASSVTLNYYKRQ
- a CDS encoding protein of unknown function UPF0187 (PFAM: protein of unknown function UPF0187~KEGG: mxa:MXAN_3733 hypothetical protein); the protein is MLLNRSIPLPFLLGNIRYEALSVFVFANLIFTLRHFFGLESLVIPLAIPALMGTCISLLLAFRTNQAYERWWEARVVWGAIVNDSRTLIRQLRTFLPDKATPAETIQIFAQRQIGWCYVLGQSLRGQPTEELVNTYLPLSEQAPVLKAPHRPLAILQAQADALQQLVSAGYLTDYQLVQVDSTLTRLTDSMGRCERIKNTVFPKTYTFYLQVFIVLFTTMLPFGFVENLFFVEVPVVTLIASAFFLIEKSAIQLQDPFENRPTDTPVTAIATTIAANLTQLTTGSPVEKSDASPVYFVL